The DNA segment CCGAGGTGGGGCACGGGGGCGGGCGGGTCCGCGCTGCGGGCTGGAGAGGGGGGCGCGGGAGCCGAGCGTCCTGAGCGCACTCCCCGCAGCCCTGTCCAGCCTGGACGGCGACCTGGCGGGCCGGTACTACGCGCTCAAGAGCATGACGGAGGCGGAGCAGCAGCAGCTCATCGACGACCACTTCCTCTTCGACAAGCCCGTGTCGCCCCTGCTGCTGGCCTCGGGCATGGCCCGCGACTGGCCCGACGCCCGCGGTATCTGGTGCGTGTCCCTCTGCGCCCTCTCGCGGCGTCCTCCCTGCCGCCTCCCCTTTCCCTCTCGCCCCCTTCGGGGGAGTGGAGCCCCTCGCggcgaggaggagggggaggagggaggggccgGCCGCGCCCCAGGTCTGGGTTCCGTGACGCGCCTCCTCCTGCGCAAGTGACCTTGGCCGAGCAGGTGCGTTAAGGGACTGGGCCCCGGCCCGTGGAGGCTCAGGACTCAGCAACGCCTCCCCACCCCGAGACGTGAGGTGGGGGCGGGGCTCGCTGGCGCCTCTCCCCAACGCCCCTCGGAGCTGgagctctttgttttcttttctcactcCTCCGCCGCTGGGATTCTACCAGGGGCTGGTGACGCGGAAGCTTCTCCAGGGGCAGGGCTCCTACCCCCACTGTGGGGGGCGGGTCGGGATGTCCTGGCGGTCCCTGGCCCCGCCCCACCTCAGGCCACAGCACGTGATGGCAGCTGGGGTTCTCCTGCTGTGAGGCGTCCCTGTTCCCCTGCCTGCCCCGTGTTGGCGGGTGGAGTCTTGGCAGTAGCCCCCACTCCTGGGCACGGCTGGGAGCAGCACCTTGGGGATTTGAGAAGTTCCTTTGGTCTGGGGGCAGCCTGGGGCTTTTTTCTGGATATGCCCTGAGACCAGCCCTCCCGCAGGCACAATGACAATAAGACCTTCCTGGTGTGGGTCAACGAGGAGGACCACCTGCGGGTCATCTCCATGCAGAAGGGGGGCAACATGAAGGAGGTGTTCACCCGCTTCTGCACCGGCCTCACCCAGGTGCCAGGGACGgggcaggcccagggccccagcaGGGATGTGGGTGCCCCATCAGTCCCCCTGGGGGATTTCCGGGGCTTGGGAGTCTCAGGGCCTGTAGGGGTTTCAGGCAGGCCTTCTCCCTCATACCCTTTTCTCCATCTGCAGATTGAAACTCTCTTCAAGTCTAAGGACTATGAGTTCATGTGGAACCCTCACCTGGGCTACATACTCACCTGCCCATCCAACCTGGGCACAGGGCTGCGGGCAGGTGTGCATATCAAGCTGCCCCACCTGGGCAAGCATGAGAAGTTCTCGGAGGTGCTTAAGCGGCTGCGACTTCAGAAGCGAGGCACAGGTGAGCAGGGCAGGTGCTGCGGGCTTCCCGTTGGCCTTTGGGCAGCCCTGTTTCCTCCGCCCTGACTTGCTGTCTCCCCAGGCGGTGTGGACACGGCTGCGGTGGGCGGGGTCTTCGACGTCTCCAACGCTGACCGCCTGGGCTTCTCAGAGGTGGAGCTGGTGCAGATGGTGGTGGACGGAGTGAAGCTGCTCATCGAGATGGAGCAGCGGCTGGAGCAGGGCCAGGCCATAGACGACCTCATGCCTGCCCAGAAGTGAAGCCCCGCCCACACCCGACACCAGCCCTGCCGCTTCCTAACTTATTGCCTGGGCAGTGCCCACCATGCACCCCTGATGTTCGCCATCTGGCGAGCCCTTAGCCTTGCTGTAGAGACTTCCGTCACCCTTGGTAGAGTTTATTTTTTTGATGGCTAAGATACTGCTGATGCTGAAATAAACTAGGGTTTTGGCCTGCCTGCGTCTGAGTGGTGCCTCTCCTTTCccggggggagggggaagggcagCAGCCAGGTCCCAGGAGTCTTGAGTCCTGGGCCTGCTGTGGGCCTCGCCTTCTGTGAGATGGGTCAGGAGCCAGCAGGTGGCCACTCTGTTCTGCCTGCCCCACCTAGTCCTTGGGCCCCTTCCCTCATGTCTATCGGGCTGTGCAGGCAGGAACATGGGGGAGTGCGAGGGAGGAGTTCCAGGCCTGAGCATCTGAGGGCATTCAGGCCTGGGTGTGGAGCCTGGCACGTTCCTCAGGCCGATCCTGCAGGGTGGGGGAGGTAGGGATAGTGGAGGTGGGAGGTTGACCTCAGAAACTTGAGAGCTTTCCGGTCCCTCCAACTGGGTTCCTCCTCCAGTCTTCCAAGCTGCAACATTATCAGATCCAGGCATGTCCCTGCCTCCTTCCTACCCCGCCAACACCTACTCTCTATCTTCTcttccctgcttccttctctctcaGCCTGGGCCTTCAGGCTGAACAGCCCCCCTGGCTCCACTGGTCCTTGGGCTCAGTCCTCAAGACTCTCTAGCAGCCCTGGGGAGCCATTGGTCCCCCCTTTACTGGCAGCCTCCTTTTCAGGGGTCTCTGGGTGTCCAGCCCCTTGGCCTCAAGGTGGAACCACAAGGTAGGGACCCTGGGGCAAAAGGGGGGTTGGGGCTGTTTAGGGCTTGGTCTCCCTGGTCCCTGGTGCAACCCCCCCCCAACTCACCCTAGTTGCCACTTGCCGCCGTCCCTGCCCAGCCTCTGGCTCACGGCTCCTACCACGGTTGGGCACCCTGAGGTGCTCGGCCAGCTCAGGGAGTGGAGGCGGATGGGTGAACCAGCGGGGGCTAGAAATCCTGCTCCCCACCTTCCTCCAGCTCCTAAGCTCCAAGGACGCAGCCTGTGCTGCCACCTGCTGGCCAGGGCCTCCTCTGCCCCACCCCTGGGGATAAGGGTCTGGGGAAGGCCTCATCCTGCATCTCCATACCCACCTGGACACTAAAAGTGGGGGATCACTGGGCTCTCACCTCCTTGGGACACGAGGGGATGGTCAACCTAGACACTGGGGCCCAGGAGCAGCAGTGGGGTGCATCCCTGAATCCGCTGCTGGGCTTGGCGTGTGGGGGGCCCTAAGGGCAGGGTTGAAGTGTCCACCTCCCTGAGTGAACACCTGGTAGGCTAGGGGCATAGGGGGCAGCTCTCCTGGTGCAGAAGGCTGGGGGGACTTCTGTATCCATCCTTTGGACCCTAGACTGGGCCCTCCCTggctgaccagcctgggcacagggcCAGTTTCTGGCTTAGCCTTTTGCTAGAAGGCCAGGGCCAGGATAGGCTGGGCCGTACAATCGGGAGTCTCGGGAGAAGGGCGGGGATGAAGGACCCGAGGTGAGCACAGGAAGTGAGCCCCTCCAGAaaagggaggctgagggcagtgcagaaggggtGCAGACCCAGTGGGGACCTGGCCAGCAAAGCCCCACCCCCAGGGGGCCTTGTCAGTGCTGCCCTCCTCCCGCTCAACAGCTGCAGCCCCTCCTGCTGGCTCAGTCCCCCTCACCACGGCTTGGGCAGAGCCAGCCCGACAATCGCTGGGGTGGTGTGGGCCCCACTCCGAGGTGAACACAGGGCTGAGGGCATGGCTGGGCAGGCCTAACACTTCTTGTGTTTCAACGCTCCCCTTTTCCCATGTTAACTCTCAGAGTGGGGCGCTCCTAGAACCACCAGTTGGTCAAACAAGCAGAACCGGTAATCACCCTGTGCAGGCCCCTCAACGCACTGTCCGGGAAGGCCGAGACGGCTGGGCCTGGCTCAGGACGACTTCTGAGGCAGTAAAACTCTGCAGGTAGGTGGGGCCTTGGCTGGCCTGTGGCGCCCACAGGGCCTGGACCCCCAACTCTCCAGAGCCCACTCTCCTCCCTGTGCCTCACATATTTTATCTTGCTGCGTTAATTCTTTTGGGGACCAGGCAGGGCTGAATATACACTCCCCTCAGTGGGGGAGCGACAGTCCTGTCTGCCTGTGCCACTAGTTCCAGGGAACCTCTAACCACAGTCTAGACAGCCTTCCTTTTCCTCAGACTCTGCAGACTTTAACAGGCAATTCTCCTTGAAAGCACTGTCAAACATGGGCAGCAAAGGACAGTATCTAGGGGTGGCAGGGATGCAGGAAGACGTCCTGGGTGTTGGACACATCTCCCTGCAGGGCAGTCTGGCTGCACCAAGCCCCACCTCAGCTGTACCTCCCCGTCCACTTAGGGACTTCCCAGTTAGGGAATGAGTCCACGGCGGGGTTTCCGCAGTGGCGCTCCAGACACTTGGGCTGGACCACTCTGGTGGGGGCCGTCCTGTGCGCTGCAGGATGTCCAGCAGCAGCCCTGGCCTCCAACCGCCGCATGCCAGTAGTCCTCACTTCCCCAACttatgacaatcaaaaatgtctagACATTGACAAATGCCCCTTAGGGGGGCAAATCAGCCCCCTTCTTCGAGTCCCATTGCCCTACAGAAATATAAGTGATACAATTACTGAGAACAGGGAAACGGTAAGGGTTTGCTGACACTGAAGAGTTGGCTGCAGCCCCACCCCTCCTCTGGGGTCCTGTGCAGACAGGGAGGACAGTGTGAGCAATGTAGTGAGGTGGTGACATGCTGAGAAAAGCTCAAGAGCAGAAGCAGGTTATAAAACAGCGTGTGCTCTGAGATCCCACACAGAATATGTATGGAAAAACCCCAAAGAACAGTAGTCCTTGTGGGTGGTGGGGTAACAGGTGATTTCCttctttatactttattttccaaattttctacaggGCACATGTATTACTTATATAagccaaaataatgtttttaatggtgttttgtagaaaatgctgtCATGTGCTCCAGTCTGCGGAAGCCCACCAAGCAGCAGCAGGACTTTACCACTACTGCAGCCTGAGGCCTCTCACAGGGAGACTCGggctgagagaggaagaaagaccgGCCCGGCGTCGCcagctccaactcctgggctgttTTCACTGCTCTTCTAAGAACATTCTAGCCTCCCACAGTTGGGACCTGCTTGTCTTAGCAGTGGCTTAAAAGGCTGCACTTGCCCCTTCTGCATTTCTATTTCGAGCCAGCGGGCACTTCCTAAAGCCTCCCAGAGCACCCTTCAGGGGTTGCACATTGGACCCACATGGATGTGAAGTGAATCTCCTTTTCTacaggtaaaaagaaaataatttgattgGCAAGAAGTCTTTTGGCTGTGAGGTTTCCACTGAGCAGATGACAGCATTTCAGCTTAGATAAGTGAGGCTTTTTTGGTACTGCTGAGAAggctgaggcttttttttttttttagacggagttttggtctcattgcccaggctggagtgcaatggcagatcttggctcacggaaacctccgcatcctgggttcaagagagtctcctgcctcagcctccagagtagctgagattagaagcacgtgccaccacgcctggctaattttgtatttttagcagagatggggtttctccatgttggtcaggatggtctcaaactcctgacctcaggtgatccgcccacctcagcctccccaaagtgctgggattacagacgtgagccaccgcgcctggccaggctgAGGTTTTTTACACGCAGACTTCTCAGTCTGGCTAGAGGCTTTCTGCACTCGCAGTGATTGAACGTTtttgaggtggggtttcactttgtcacccaggctggagggcagtggcacgatcgcggctcattggagccttgacctccctgagctcaggtgatcctcccacctcagcctcccaagtagctgtgtgACTACAGagacgtgccaccacacctggctaattttttctatttttttttctttgtagagatggggttttgccatgttgcccaggctggtctcaaactcctgggctcaagcctttcccctgccttggccttccacagtgctggggttacaggtgtgagccactgtgcccagctggttgGACTCTTTCCACCTTTTCCCCCAAACCCAACTTGGTATTGTTTTGCTTGGGTTCAGAAGTCCTGATTTTCACACCCTTTTCAGGGCTGGGGATTTACCAAAATTTCAGGCTTAACAAAAATTAAGGTCCCCAAAAAAGTGCTACTTCCAGCAGCACCTGTCTCTGATTCACCTTCATGGCACGGATGCTGGTGGTCCCCTAGCAGCCATTCTCCCCTCTGCTTGAGTGACAACGCCCTGGTTTCCAGCCTGCACACAGCTGCCTGGCTGTGAAAGCACATTTCCAAGACTCCCATGCAGCCAGGGGTGGCCAGGTGTCAACGTGCTCCAGCAGCCGCCCAGGTTGTGAGGACAAGGCCGTCCTCGGTGCTGTGGGGTGAAACGCCTGCGTGTGTGCAGCCTGGCACCAACTCCTGAGGTGCTGGCAACATTCCTGCTGTGGTGATGGGGCTGCGACCCTGTTCTACCATTCACGAACCCCATGCAGTGTGGGGCTCGGCTCGGGATCCTGCTGGGCCTGCAGAGGAATTGGCCCAGTAGCTCCAGGTACTTCACACCCACTTGCACTCAGGATGGCACCAACCCCTCCAGACGCGTTCGCTGCCTGTTTGCCTAACCTAGGGCAGGGCTCCCACCTGCGTGTCTGCTCTTTGCTTCCCACAGTCGCCCGAATCCCCTCAGGGAGGACTGTCCTGCCTGCCCAGGCCTCCTTCCCAGAGGGCCTCCTTCTGCATCCCTGTTCCCCTCGGGCTCTGTCCTCTGTCTCCTCCCCATTAGAGGACTGCTGGGCCAGTGAACCTCTCTGAGAATGCGGCCTGCTTCCAGGGCAGGGCTTAGGTCTTGCTTCATTACTCTCATTCCACCTATACTCAGCTGCACCCATTACTGGTATATGTGGCCTGTGTTAACACATATCAAAGCTATTCTGGAAATATACAACTTATAGCAAAAAGACAGAAACTTTCactaaaattgaaatgaaaagtcTAGTTTTGTCAATACTTTCGACCCATCAACTACCCAACATATTAAATGGCACTTCAAATGTGTTACActctcaaaaggaaaagaaatatggcAATCAActcgaccaaaaaaaaaaaagaaaaaaagagaaataataaaggtgGCGCTACTCATCCATCCCCATATccaaaattgttcctttaaaatttattctttctttttttttttttttttgagacagagtctcgctctgtcgcccaggctggagtgcagtggcgcaatctcggctcactgcaagctccgcctcccgggttcacgccattctcctgcctcagcctctcaagtagctgggactacaggcgcccgccaccacgccccgctaattttttgtatttttagtagagacagggtttcaccgtggtctcgatctcctgacctcgtgatccgcccgcctcggcctcccaaagtgctgggattacaagcgtgaaccaccgcgcccggtctaaaatttattcttttttatatttttttgagatagggtcttgaagtcacccaggctggactgcagtggcaggatcacaggtcactgcagcctcaatctcctgggctcaagtgatcctccctcctcagcctccccagtagctgggaccacaggagcacatctccacgtctggctaattaaaaaattttttttgtagagacggggagtctcgccatgttgcccgcccaggctggttttgaactcctggcctaagtgatcctcttgccttggcctcccaaagtgctgggattacaggtgtgagccactatgcctggccccaaAACTTCTGTGCTTCTGAGGGACCCCTGTGCTGCAGCCCCCACTCAAGTCACAGCCGCAGCACCTACCTGGGGGACAAAACACTGTGGCAGAGGGGCCAGAGTCTGGCCTGACCCTATTCACTCTTCCTTGGGATCAGAAAGGAGCATGGTGCTTGCTTTCCTCTGTTCTCCTGGCCTGGACACAGGATAACATGACTAATTTTGTCAGCAAAGTTCCAGTGTTTTggttaaattaatgaaatatacaGGTGGAGTATCCCAAATCCAAACATCTGAAATCTAAAATACTCCAAAATCTGAACCTGAGTGCTGATGTAATGCTAAAAGGGGATGCTCACTCGTGCATTTCAGAGTTCAGATGTTCAAATTTGGGATGCTTAACCAGTAGGTATGATGCAaacattccaaaatctgaaaaaaaccccaaacctgaAACACCTGTGggtggtcccaagcatttcagataaggtaTTCCCAAACCAGGAAATGCAAGCCAGCAAAATGTGCCCTATGTACTTAGTGATATCAACACAAAAGGACACACAGCATCGCCATTCTGGGGAGCAGCAACTCCCACCCACAGCGACAGGCTGAGGAGATGTCCGAGCAGCATGGGACAAGCTTGTTGGAGCCCTCTAGAGCCCACAGAATGGAGGTAGCAGAGGAGTGGCCAGTGGATTAGGGTGGAGAGCACGAGAACCACATGGCCCAGAGACAGCCGAGCTGTGTACTAAAGAGCAGCGGAGTCCAGCCTGTAGCAGGGGAGTGACTGGCAGAGCAGAACTCGCGAGTGCACAGGTGCGTTTGGGAAGGGGTGGAGTGGAGGGTGGTGGCGGGTTGGAAACGCTCTCTGAGGCACCCTCCACCCAGGGACTTCTGGTGCCACATTAATGAACATGACTACATATGCTCCTACTTCCCAGCTGACTTCCATGCAAAACATAACTGCTTTGAGAATGTGCTCACGCCTACCCACGCCTGCTGGCAGCTCCATCCTGAGAGGAGGGTGCGGCGAGTCAGAGCAGGCCTTGCTCTGGAAGACGCCAACACAGGCAGTCTCATGCCAGGCTCTCTGGGGTCGCCAGGCTCTGGCTGTCTGGTGCAGCATTAGTCTGCTTTAGTCTGGCAGCAGCACAATCCTGCCCAAAGCCTGCTAGGTCACTCCCTAATGAAGTACTGGGGAATGAAGGCCCCTTCACAGAAGTGCAGTGTCTCAGAGTCTGAGACATAACATGTTGGGCTGGTGACAAGAAAGAGCCTGCCCAGGAGTTGGCGGCCCAGCTGCTGCCCCCGCGCCTGAGTCGGAGATGAGCCAGGCCCCTGGCGCCTGCCTCTGCACGTGCCACTCCTCTCTCTCCCACTGAGCAGACTTGGTGCACCGCCACCTCTACACGCCTCCCCTGCACCCAGGCCTGGCTCCCTTTGGCCAGGGCCCTGGCCTTCCTGAACGCAGCATCAGCCCTTCCTAGTATGACACCAGTGCCCCTCGCCTCCCTGTGCGATGAGGTAGTCGAGGCCAGGAGGTTTaaccttgtttatttttgtagctcCAGGGGTCAGCACAGAGGAGCTTCTACCTTAACCCTCAAAATATGGCTAcaatgaatgaacacatgaacAAATGACTGGTAAGTCTTCTTGCCTTGTTCTAGAACACCTGAAAATAACTGGGGCAGCTTAACTTGGAGAAGCAAGAATTTAGggaggaggccgggtgtggtggtgggcacctgtaatcccagatacttgggaggctgaggcaggagaatcgcttgagcccgggaggtggagcttgcagtgagctgagattgcaggagaatcacttgaacctgggaggcggaggttgcagtgagctgagaccacgccacagcactccagcccgggcgacagagtaagactctgtctggagaaaaaaaaaaaaaaaaaaagaattcggaCAGGGAACACACTTTTAATCTTCAAATActtgagtcattttttttttttttgagacggagtctcactctgtcacccaggctggagtgcagtgacgtggtctcagctcactgcaacctctgcctcccgtgttcaagcgattctcccgcctcagcctcccaagtagctgggactacaagcacatgccaacgcacccggctaatttttgtatttttagtagagacggggtttcactatgttggccaagctggtcttgaacctcgtgatctgcccgcctcggcctcccaaagtactgggattacaggcgtgagccactgtgcccggccttgtttttgtttgtgagacagagtattgctctgtcgcccaggctggagtctagtggcgtggtctcagctcactccaacctccacctcccaggttcaagtgattctcctgcctcagcctctcgagtagctggaattacaggcactgccactatgcctggctaattattattttttgtatttttagcacagacggggttttaccaagttggctaggctggtctcgattcctgacctcaagtgatcctcctgcctcagcttcccaaagtgctgggattacaggcatgagctgccacgcctGCCATGGAGTCTTGAATAGTTAAAACTTCCAAGAACAGGAGACTGCCAGGGTGGTGAGGAGGCCCATGTGCACGCGGAGCAGCAGAAGCAGCCGAACTCCCCCAACAGGTGCTGGAGGCGGGCTGTGAGCGTCCCGGCACTGCAGGTGCCCGCAGATGCAGGAGACGCACAGGATGAGCCATTGGAGACTTCCCTCTTGCTTGAGAGATGGGTTGTAGAACGctgttttaaaataactcttaGAGGTGGGTTAAGTGGGTGGAATGTAGATAGAGCAGGAAATTGCAGAAGTCACTGGCTTGGGGAAAGAGCCCCCTCAGAGATGAGGATGAGTTGAATTTTTTCTCTGTTCAGTGACCGCGCCCCCTGCTCCCGCTCCAGTGAAGCCCCATTTATCAACCCACTTGGTCAGAAGACATTTCACCACAGCCAGAAACCAGGTATGAATGAATACCCAGGGAGCTGGAAACGCAAATAAGAACCTCAGAACTTATAAGCAATCAGCCCCATcactctaacaacaacaaaaaaacaaaataaatcaacaaagCTTACTGAACCAAAGCCGATGGCAACAAAGAATGCCTGAAGTGGCCCCCAGTTTCCCCTGGCTCCACCCTCAGGACCAGCTTTCCTTCTTCTGTGAGAGACCCGTGCAGGCCCTTTAATGAGCCGGACTCTGCTCGGAGGGTCTCGCCTCGGCCTGGTGCTATGACTGCTGATGCCTACACAACTGCTTCCCCTCCTCACTAAACCCCAGCTCCCACGCTGCCACCAAGTGGCAGGCTGCTATTCTTTCCCGGGGTTGAAATACAAACACTACCTGGGCTGTATGACTCTCCAGTGCGGATGCAGATTAGGGTGGTAAGCCAAAGGGTTTAACTCCCAGTTCCACACCCGATGGTAAATGTCATCTCCACGCAGGGTCATCTACTTCATGTCCACAGCACCCACCACCGCAATGTGCACGGTCTGCACCTGACCCAAGCTGAATGATGGACATCACCTGTGTAAGCATTTTGGTGAAGGGAAAAGCTCACTGGCTGCCAGTCCCATCCCTTCcatcctctgggcctcagtcttctCTGTCAAACAGGCAAGACTCAAAGGGCTCCTGGAGACCAAACAGGCCAGGCTATAAACCAAGACATGACCCCAGAGCAGCCACCTATCTCATCCTTGGGCCATCCGGGGCAGGGGCAGCTGGGGGGACCTCAGTGACACTTTTGACTGCAAGCCACTGAAAATGTCTCATACTTGCTATGTATCTCCTGCTTgcttcctatcttttttttttaaaaaacactaattTTGCACTAACAGTGCCTtcgccaggcactattctaggtactTGCAATAGAGGAAAAGAAACGGGACGAAGATCGCTGCTGCATGGGGCTCACATTCTAGTAAGTGTGGGGAAGGAGACACAAAGGGCAACACAACTGTGTAACTCATGCTGATGTTGGTGTGACAGGGGCAGATGGTGAAAGGGCAGAGTTGAGCACAGAGGCCTGACTGTGCTTTTTGGTGTCACAGCCAGGGCAGGCCTCttagaggaggagggaggcagagaaccTTCAGTTGGTCTAAGCTCTTACCCCAAGCTCATTGCTTTTACCTGTTCTCTAGGAATATCTGCAAAAGCTCTGGGCCAGGGAGGTGGCAGTACAGGCCTGTAAACTCCTAATAGAAGGTCCAGAGTCCAGAACTCTCCATCTTAGAAATGGGAAAGATTTCCTTACCAAGGCTCTACTCGATAGGCAGTGTCCTCTTCAGAGGGCCAGGGAGCAGGCCGTTCAAGGACTTGACTGCACTGGCTAAgccaggagagggaggaagagaagagggttagtgtgtgatttttttttttttttttggagacggtctggctctgccatccaggctggagtgcagtggtgcaatcttggctcactgcaacctctgcctcctgggttcaagctattctcgtgtcttagcctcccaagtagctgggactccaggtgcatgccaccacgcccagctaatttttgtatttttagtagagatggggttttgccatgttggccaggctggtcttgaactcctgacctcaagtgatccatccacctcagcctcccaaaatgctgggattattggcatgagccactgtgcccggcctttaatGGAACTTTTTCAAGGAACCATTCAAAAACAGTTGttggggctgggtgaggtggctcacgcctgtagtcccagtactttgggaggctgaggtaggaggattgcttaagcccagaaattcaaaccagcctaggcaacagaacaagaccctgtctgtacgaaaaataaaattagttgggcacaagcctgtggtcccagctactcaggaggttgaggtgggaggatcactt comes from the Symphalangus syndactylus isolate Jambi chromosome 8, NHGRI_mSymSyn1-v2.1_pri, whole genome shotgun sequence genome and includes:
- the CKB gene encoding creatine kinase B-type isoform X1 — its product is MPFSNSHNALKLRFPAEDEFPDLSAHNNHMAKVLTPELYAELRAKSTPSGFTLDDVIQTGVDNPGHPYIMTVGCVAGDEESYEVFKDLFDPIIEDRHGGYKPSDEHKTDLNPDNLQVRGGGGAGRAGPGSPGAHSRLAPQGGDDLDPNYVLSSRVRTGRSIRGFCLPPHCSRGERRAIEKLAVEALSSLDGDLAGRYYALKSMTEAEQQQLIDDHFLFDKPVSPLLLASGMARDWPDARGIWHNDNKTFLVWVNEEDHLRVISMQKGGNMKEVFTRFCTGLTQIETLFKSKDYEFMWNPHLGYILTCPSNLGTGLRAGVHIKLPHLGKHEKFSEVLKRLRLQKRGTGGVDTAAVGGVFDVSNADRLGFSEVELVQMVVDGVKLLIEMEQRLEQGQAIDDLMPAQK
- the CKB gene encoding creatine kinase B-type isoform X2, with the translated sequence MPFSNSHNALKLRFPAEDEFPDLSAHNNHMAKVLTPELYAELRAKSTPSGFTLDDVIQTGVDNPGHPYIMTVGCVAGDEESYEVFKDLFDPIIEDRHGGYKPSDEHKTDLNPDNLQGGDDLDPNYVLSSRVRTGRSIRGFCLPPHCSRGERRAIEKLAVEALSSLDGDLAGRYYALKSMTEAEQQQLIDDHFLFDKPVSPLLLASGMARDWPDARGIWHNDNKTFLVWVNEEDHLRVISMQKGGNMKEVFTRFCTGLTQIETLFKSKDYEFMWNPHLGYILTCPSNLGTGLRAGVHIKLPHLGKHEKFSEVLKRLRLQKRGTGGVDTAAVGGVFDVSNADRLGFSEVELVQMVVDGVKLLIEMEQRLEQGQAIDDLMPAQK